Proteins co-encoded in one Megalops cyprinoides isolate fMegCyp1 chromosome 1, fMegCyp1.pri, whole genome shotgun sequence genomic window:
- the cdk5rap3 gene encoding CDK5 regulatory subunit-associated protein 3 yields MENVQNLPIDIQTSKLLDWLVDRRHCSLKWQTAVTAIREKINTAIQDMPENEEIKQLLSGSFIHYFHCLRIVEILKGTEASSKNIFGRYSSQRMKDWQEIVSLYEKDNAYLAEVASILVRSVSYEGPALRRQVAKAQQLQQELSRRELECQSRAADMRERFYASCKQYGIKGENVARELQALVKDMPTVLGELGKEAASLEEPIQLYGAFTSFVCDWSEPVLPMLTFAQQKGNTTVYEWRVGSPPAVVERPIVEEAPSDTVTEDTIDWGDSGEGAGGVQDFGIVVEDGVDWGISLEPSTEEASSDGIDWGEVDAAPVEIEVVDVGTDCPEGVARGEDALSLLENPQTRGQFIDELMELEVFLCQRLSEMAEEGDVVAMSQFHLAPTVIQAQTRERVEGMLKAVRSLLDRLTNMRMQHLFMIQASPRYVERVSEVLRQKLKQADILVLKQATLVERRQEALEEQAKLEPRIDLLAVRTHNLQRMIESDISKRYNNRPVNLMGVNI; encoded by the exons ATGGAG AACGTTCAGAATCTTCCCATTGACATACAAACCAGCAAACTCCTGG ACTGGCTGGTGGACCGGCGGCACTGTAGCCTGAAGTGGCAGACCGCAGTGACGGCCATTCGTGAGAAGATCAACACTGCCATCCAGGACATGCCCGAGAATGAGGAGATCAAGCAGCTGCTATCTGGATCTT TCATCCACTATTTCCACTGTCTGCGGATTGTTGAGATCCTGAAGGGCACAGAGGCCTCCTCAAAGAATATATTCGGCAGGTATTCCTCACAGAGGATGAAG GACTGGCAAGAAATAGTGTCCCTGTATGAAAAAGACAATGCCTACCTTG CGGAGGTTGCCAGCATCCTGGTGCGCAGTGTGAGCTATGAGGGTCCAGCCCTGCGCAGGCAGGTGGCCAAGgcgcagcagctgcagcaggagctgagTCGACGGGAGCTGGAGTGCCAGAGCAGGGCGGCGGACATGAGAGAGCGATTCTACGCCTCCTGCAAGCAGTACGGAATCAAG ggtgagaaCGTGGCACGGGAGCTGCAGGCGCTGGTGAAGGACATGCCCACTGTGCTGGGGGAACTGGGGAAGGAGGCAGCCAGCCTGGAGGAGCCCATCCAGCTGTACGGTGCCTTCACCAGCTTCGTCTGCGACTG GTCTGAGCCTGTATTACCCATGCTGACCTTCGCCCAGCAGAAGGGGAACACAACGGTCTATGAGTGGCGGGTGGGCAGCCCTCCCGCTGTCGTCGAAAGGCCCATAGTGGAGGAGGCACCCTCAGACACCGTCACCGAGGACACG ATCGACTGGGGGGACAGCGGGGAGGGTGCAGGAGGTGTGCAGGATTTTGGGATAGTGGTGGAGGATGGTGTGGACTGGGGCATCAGCCTCGAGCCCAGCACAGAG GAGGCTAGCTCAGATGGCATTGACTGGGGAGAGGTTGATGCTGCACCTGTGGAGATTGAAGTTGTGGACGTGGGCACTGATT GCCCGGAGGGTGTGGCCCGGGGGGAGGACGCCCTCTCTTTGCTGGAGAACCCCCAGACGCGAGGCCAGTTCATCGATGAGCTCATGGAG CTGGAGGTGTTCCTGTGCCAGAGGCTGAGCGAGATGGCTGAGGAGGGAGACGTGGTGGCCATGAGCCAGTTCCACCTGGCGCCCACAGTCATCCAGGCGCAGACGCGGGAGCGGGTGGAGGGCATGCTGAAAGCAGTGCGCTCCCTGCTGGACCGGCTGACCAACATGCGCATGCAGCACCTCTTCATGATCCAGGCCTCGCCACG GTATGTGGAGCGGGTGTCGGAAGTCCTGAGGCAGAAGCTGAAGCAGGCTGACATTCTGGTGCTGAAGCAGGCCACGCTAGTGGAGCGCCGGCAGGAAGCCCTGGAGGAGCAGGCCAAGCTGGAGCCTCGCATCGACCTGCTGGCCGTCCGCACGCACAACCTGCAGAGAATG ATTGAATCTGACATCTCCAAGCGCTACAACAACAGGCCTGTAAACCTGATGGGCGTCAACATCTGA